A genomic stretch from Kineosporia corallincola includes:
- a CDS encoding ABC transporter substrate-binding protein produces MRARSRTDRARALRTAAALAAIGLLAAGCSGSSGTGGGSGGGTTTLVAYTGQSGDYQINFNPFSPTQIGGGAAIYEQLFFINKAGSGEPEPLLGTDYSWNDDGTELTVTLRDDVKWTDGEAFTADDVVFTFNILNEHQSLNSIGYDGTAEATDDTHVVFTFDEPAFTQGPDVLGNTFIVPEHLWKDVDPETDVMENPVGTGPLKLGEFKAQAFTYVANEDYWGDVPAIKTVRFLSLSGNTAGADGVASGTIDWQTGPVPNIDKVAETYPGYDSLTVNQSQMALLTCSNEELGCAGPQTDPAVRRAIYHAIDRKQLNALAFQNTATEISPTFVLTSNQKQMISSSIQEPVAAETADVAAAAADLEGAGWAKGGDGIYAKGGEKLSVTVEVVTGWTDYITAVQTMAQQLKAAGIELKVSQSSWNEWTEKKTQGKYELAIDSLYQGSAPDPYYVYNNFFATTATAKVGKTSGNNVSRYSDPEVDEAIKALRRLPQDDTAGRQPYLDTIETAIVEDMPYIPILTGGTTSEWSIKKFEGWPSADNLYAVPAVWSKNDFAAIIKQLKPAS; encoded by the coding sequence ATGAGGGCTCGCTCCCGGACGGACCGGGCCCGGGCCCTGAGAACGGCGGCCGCTCTGGCCGCGATCGGCCTGCTCGCGGCGGGATGCTCGGGCAGCAGCGGCACCGGTGGGGGCTCGGGGGGCGGCACCACCACCCTGGTCGCCTACACCGGCCAGTCCGGTGACTACCAGATCAACTTCAACCCGTTCTCGCCGACCCAGATCGGTGGGGGCGCGGCGATCTACGAGCAGCTCTTCTTCATCAACAAGGCCGGCAGCGGCGAGCCGGAGCCCCTGCTGGGCACCGACTACTCCTGGAACGACGACGGCACCGAGCTCACCGTCACCCTGCGCGACGACGTGAAATGGACCGACGGGGAAGCCTTCACGGCCGACGACGTGGTGTTCACCTTCAACATCCTGAACGAGCACCAGTCGCTCAACTCGATCGGCTACGACGGCACGGCCGAGGCCACCGACGACACCCACGTGGTGTTCACCTTCGACGAGCCGGCCTTCACCCAGGGCCCGGACGTGCTCGGCAACACCTTCATCGTGCCCGAGCACCTGTGGAAGGACGTCGACCCGGAGACCGACGTGATGGAGAATCCGGTCGGCACCGGGCCGCTCAAGCTCGGCGAGTTCAAGGCCCAGGCCTTCACCTACGTCGCCAACGAGGACTACTGGGGCGACGTCCCGGCGATCAAGACCGTCCGCTTCCTGTCGCTGTCGGGCAACACCGCCGGCGCCGACGGCGTGGCCTCCGGCACGATCGACTGGCAGACCGGCCCGGTCCCGAACATCGACAAGGTGGCCGAGACCTACCCGGGCTACGACTCGCTCACCGTCAACCAGAGCCAGATGGCGCTGCTCACCTGCTCCAACGAGGAACTCGGCTGCGCCGGCCCGCAGACCGACCCGGCCGTGCGCCGGGCCATCTACCACGCGATCGACCGGAAACAGCTGAACGCGCTGGCCTTCCAGAACACGGCCACCGAGATCTCGCCGACCTTCGTGCTCACCTCGAACCAGAAGCAGATGATCTCCTCCTCGATCCAGGAGCCGGTCGCCGCCGAGACCGCCGACGTCGCCGCGGCCGCCGCGGACCTGGAGGGCGCGGGCTGGGCCAAGGGCGGCGACGGCATCTACGCCAAGGGCGGCGAGAAACTGTCCGTCACCGTCGAGGTGGTCACCGGCTGGACCGACTACATCACCGCCGTGCAGACGATGGCCCAGCAGCTCAAGGCCGCCGGCATCGAGCTGAAGGTGTCGCAGTCGTCCTGGAACGAGTGGACCGAGAAGAAGACCCAGGGCAAGTACGAGCTGGCCATCGACTCGCTCTACCAGGGCTCGGCGCCCGACCCGTACTACGTGTACAACAACTTCTTCGCCACCACGGCCACCGCCAAGGTCGGGAAGACGTCGGGCAACAACGTGTCCCGCTACTCCGACCCGGAGGTCGACGAAGCGATCAAGGCCCTGCGCCGGCTGCCGCAGGACGACACCGCCGGCCGCCAGCCGTACCTGGACACGATCGAGACGGCCATCGTCGAGGACATGCCCTACATCCCGATCCTCACCGGCGGCACCACCAGCGAGTGGAGCATCAAGAAGTTTGAGGGCTGGCCCAGCGCCGACAACCTCTACGCGGTGCCCGCGGTGTGGTCGAAGAACGACTTCGCCGCCATCATCAAGCAGCTGAAGCCGGCGTCCTAG
- a CDS encoding ROK family transcriptional regulator: MATTTLASVLDLIRTAGPISRVELAQRTGLTAATITHTVRDLLGGGLVREAGRRPGAVGSPRRLLDLAPDAWYAVGVQLSRCATTTVITDFTGRRLVSAHSPGVGDGPPGDTLTALAAHVEQLLTSAAVPRERVLGLGLVTHGPQDRERGMILTAQPTPAWQRFPLAGTLAELLSLPVLLENDATAAAVSERWTGTVDVRTFGVVWVGGGIGGGVVIDGEGFGGAGANPVEIGHVPLDPAATLCACGNRGCAEVTAGPAAVVAQAAADPLERVRLRLSGHPDDTLTDFERLAVAAERGDDRASRLLRASAERLADAVVTMMNLFDLDTVVLSGPALVTAGPVYAEAATRAAGRGALARLLRPVRVLVSPDAGTAAAVGGALVVLRSPLVHAEPRGTTPGDTARPVGTARPKAPAP, translated from the coding sequence TTGGCAACGACGACACTCGCTTCCGTCCTCGACCTGATCCGCACCGCCGGCCCGATCAGCCGGGTGGAACTGGCCCAGCGAACCGGCCTGACCGCCGCCACCATCACCCACACCGTGCGCGACCTGCTCGGCGGCGGGCTGGTGCGCGAGGCCGGGCGCCGCCCCGGCGCCGTCGGCTCGCCCCGGCGTCTTCTCGACCTGGCACCGGACGCCTGGTACGCCGTGGGCGTTCAGCTCTCGCGCTGCGCGACCACCACCGTGATCACCGACTTCACCGGCCGCCGGCTGGTCAGCGCCCACTCCCCCGGTGTCGGCGACGGCCCGCCGGGCGACACCCTGACCGCCCTGGCCGCCCATGTCGAGCAGCTGCTCACCTCGGCCGCCGTCCCCCGGGAGCGGGTGCTGGGCCTGGGCCTGGTCACCCACGGACCGCAGGACCGCGAGCGCGGGATGATCCTGACCGCGCAGCCCACGCCGGCCTGGCAGCGTTTCCCGCTGGCCGGCACGCTGGCCGAACTGCTTTCTCTGCCGGTGCTTCTGGAGAACGACGCCACGGCGGCGGCGGTGAGCGAGCGGTGGACGGGAACGGTGGACGTGCGCACGTTCGGGGTGGTCTGGGTGGGCGGCGGCATCGGTGGCGGGGTGGTGATCGACGGTGAGGGGTTCGGTGGGGCGGGCGCGAACCCGGTGGAGATCGGGCATGTTCCGCTGGACCCGGCCGCGACGCTGTGCGCGTGCGGAAACCGGGGGTGCGCGGAGGTGACGGCCGGGCCGGCGGCGGTGGTGGCGCAGGCGGCGGCCGATCCGCTGGAGCGGGTGCGGCTGCGGTTGTCGGGCCACCCGGACGACACGCTGACCGACTTCGAGCGGCTGGCGGTGGCCGCCGAGCGGGGCGACGACCGGGCGTCGCGGTTGCTGCGGGCGTCGGCGGAGCGGCTGGCCGACGCGGTGGTCACGATGATGAACCTGTTCGACCTGGACACGGTGGTGCTGTCGGGCCCGGCGCTGGTGACCGCGGGGCCGGTGTACGCCGAGGCGGCCACCCGGGCGGCGGGGCGCGGGGCACTGGCCCGGTTGCTGCGCCCGGTGCGGGTTCTGGTGTCGCCGGACGCCGGGACGGCGGCGGCGGTGGGTGGGGCGCTGGTGGTGCTGCGCTCGCCGCTGGTGCACGCCGAGCCCCGGGGGACGACGCCGGGAGACACCGCGCGCCCGGTGGGGACCGCGCGCCCGAAGGCACCCGCACCCTGA